A stretch of the Borreliella spielmanii genome encodes the following:
- the argF gene encoding ornithine carbamoyltransferase: MYNLRNRSFLNLLDFTSKDIKYLLDLSIDLKKSKYAGIEVQKLKGKNIVIIFEKDSTRTRCAFEIAAYDQGANITYLGSKGNQIGLKESMKDTARVLGRMYDAIGFRGFSQQTVECLANYSNVPVYNGLTDISHPTQILADLMTIKEHKGSLKGIKIVFCGDGRGNVANSLLKGCAIMGLDFRIFAPKELFPDPNLVLKAKSLALKSGSKITITDSKEEAVKCADVVYTDVWVSMGESNWEDRINLLRFYQVNKELMCMAKDDAIFMHCLPAFHDLNTVVGRDIFDKYGFDGIEVTEEIFESSNSVVFDVAENRVHTIKAVMISTLG, translated from the coding sequence ATGTATAATTTACGAAATAGGAGCTTTTTAAATCTTTTAGATTTTACAAGCAAAGATATTAAATATCTACTTGATTTATCGATCGATTTAAAAAAGTCAAAATATGCAGGAATTGAAGTGCAGAAGCTTAAAGGTAAGAATATAGTTATAATTTTTGAGAAAGATTCAACAAGAACGCGGTGTGCTTTTGAGATTGCAGCGTATGATCAAGGGGCAAATATTACATATTTAGGATCTAAAGGTAATCAAATAGGCTTAAAAGAGTCCATGAAAGATACCGCTAGAGTTTTAGGGCGCATGTATGATGCCATTGGGTTTAGGGGGTTTTCTCAACAGACTGTTGAATGTTTGGCAAATTATTCTAATGTTCCTGTTTACAATGGATTGACAGATATTTCTCATCCAACCCAAATACTAGCCGATTTAATGACAATAAAAGAGCATAAGGGAAGTTTAAAGGGGATTAAAATAGTATTTTGTGGGGATGGTAGGGGAAATGTTGCTAATTCTTTGTTGAAAGGCTGTGCTATTATGGGGCTAGATTTTAGAATTTTTGCTCCCAAAGAGCTTTTTCCAGACCCCAATTTAGTTCTTAAGGCCAAGTCTTTAGCTTTAAAAAGCGGAAGTAAAATTACAATTACAGATTCTAAAGAAGAAGCCGTTAAATGCGCTGATGTTGTGTATACTGATGTTTGGGTGTCTATGGGCGAGAGTAATTGGGAAGATAGAATAAATCTTTTAAGGTTTTATCAGGTTAATAAAGAGTTGATGTGTATGGCAAAAGATGATGCAATATTTATGCATTGTCTGCCTGCTTTTCATGACTTAAACACCGTGGTTGGTAGGGATATTTTTGATAAATATGGATTTGATGGAATTGAAGTTACAGAGGAAATTTTTGAAAGTAGTAATTCAGTTGTTTTTGATGTTGCTGAAAATAGAGTGCATACCATTAAAGCTGTTATGATATCGACTTTGGGATAA
- the arcA gene encoding arginine deiminase, with translation MEEYLNPINIFSEIGRLKKVLLHRPGEELENLTPFIMKNFLFDDIPYLEVARQEHEFFANILKNNSVEIEYVEDLVTEVLASSVAIKNKFISQFILESEIKTDATINILKDYFSSLTIDNMVSKMISGVAREELENYVSSLDDLVNGSGLFIIDPMPNVLFTRDPFASIGNGITINKMFTKVRHRETIFAEYIFKYHPIYKENVPIWLNRWEETSLEGGDELVLNKDLLVIGISERTEAKSVEKLAISLFKNKTSFDTILAFQIPKNRSYMHLDTVFTQIDYSVFTSFTSDDMYFSIYVLTYNSSSSKIHIKKEKARLKDVLSFYLGRKINIIKCAGGDLIHGAREQWNDGANILAIAPGEIIAYSRNHVTNKLFEENGIKVHRIPSSELSRGRGGPRCMSMPLVREDI, from the coding sequence ATGGAAGAATATTTAAATCCTATAAATATATTTTCGGAAATAGGTCGTTTGAAAAAAGTTTTGCTTCATAGGCCAGGAGAAGAATTGGAAAATTTGACACCTTTTATTATGAAAAATTTTTTATTTGATGATATTCCTTATCTTGAAGTTGCAAGACAAGAGCATGAATTTTTTGCAAATATTTTAAAAAATAATTCAGTTGAAATTGAATATGTTGAGGATCTTGTTACTGAGGTTCTTGCTTCTTCTGTAGCAATTAAGAATAAATTTATATCTCAATTTATTCTTGAGTCAGAAATAAAAACAGATGCTACAATTAATATTTTAAAAGATTATTTTTCTAGTTTAACTATTGATAATATGGTCTCTAAAATGATTTCAGGTGTTGCAAGAGAGGAGCTTGAAAATTATGTGTCTTCTCTTGACGATTTGGTTAATGGTTCAGGGCTTTTTATTATTGATCCTATGCCCAACGTTTTATTTACCAGGGATCCTTTTGCTAGTATTGGCAACGGAATTACAATAAATAAAATGTTTACTAAAGTTAGACATAGAGAGACAATATTTGCAGAGTATATTTTTAAATATCACCCTATTTACAAAGAAAATGTTCCAATTTGGTTAAATAGATGGGAAGAGACTTCTTTGGAAGGTGGAGATGAGCTTGTTTTAAACAAAGACCTTTTGGTTATTGGAATTTCCGAAAGAACAGAGGCTAAGTCTGTAGAAAAATTAGCTATTAGTCTTTTTAAAAATAAGACTTCATTTGACACAATTTTAGCTTTTCAAATTCCAAAAAATAGATCTTATATGCATTTAGATACAGTTTTTACTCAAATTGATTATAGCGTTTTTACAAGTTTTACAAGTGACGATATGTATTTTTCAATTTATGTTTTAACATATAATTCAAGTTCTAGTAAAATTCATATTAAAAAAGAAAAAGCCAGACTTAAAGATGTTTTGAGTTTTTATCTTGGTAGGAAGATTAACATAATAAAGTGTGCGGGTGGAGACTTAATACATGGCGCTAGAGAGCAATGGAATGATGGTGCTAATATTTTAGCTATAGCTCCAGGAGAAATAATTGCTTATTCTAGAAATCATGTGACTAATAAATTATTTGAAGAAAATGGTATTAAGGTTCATAGAATTCCATCTAGCGAGCTTTCAAGAGGTCGTGGAGGTCCAAGATGTATGTCTATGCCTTTAGTAAGAGAGGATATTTAA